A section of the Marinimicrobium koreense genome encodes:
- the purB gene encoding adenylosuccinate lyase yields the protein MASATFDQLTPLNAVSPIDGRYGSKTADLRAVFSEFGLIHCRVAVEVRWLQRLSEHPDIAEVPAFSKETHQQLDAIVADFSEAEAEQIKEIERTTNHDVKAVEYFLKKQFAGNKELEAVLEYVHFACTSEDINNLSHALMLKAGREQLLTQAQQITDAIAKLAHDYAADPMLSRTHGQTASPTTVGKEMANVVARLRRQIKQIEQVELLGKINGAVGNYNAHLATYPNIDWAANAQTFVEGLGLTWNPYTTQIEPHDYIAELFDAIARFNTILIDFDRDVWGYISLGYFKQKTIAGEVGSSTMPHKVNPIDFENSEGNLGLANAVFTHLAQKLPISRWQRDLTDSTALRNMGVGFGYSFIAYASTLKGIGKLEINRARLAADLDNAWEVLAEPIQTIMRRYNVEEPYEKLKALTRGQTINQQVLNDFVDGLDIPEDAKAAMRALTPGNYIGNAEAQAKKI from the coding sequence ATGGCATCCGCAACCTTCGACCAACTCACGCCCCTGAACGCTGTTTCCCCCATTGATGGCCGCTACGGTAGCAAAACCGCTGATCTGCGCGCGGTTTTCAGCGAATTTGGCCTGATTCACTGCCGCGTCGCGGTGGAAGTGCGCTGGTTGCAGCGCCTGAGCGAACACCCCGACATCGCCGAAGTGCCGGCCTTCAGCAAAGAGACCCATCAGCAGCTGGATGCCATCGTGGCCGATTTCAGCGAGGCCGAGGCGGAGCAGATCAAGGAGATCGAGCGGACCACCAACCACGACGTGAAAGCCGTGGAATACTTCCTGAAGAAGCAGTTCGCCGGCAACAAAGAGCTGGAAGCGGTTCTCGAGTACGTGCATTTCGCCTGCACCAGCGAGGACATCAACAACCTGTCCCACGCCCTGATGCTCAAGGCCGGCCGCGAACAGCTGCTGACTCAGGCACAGCAGATCACCGATGCCATCGCCAAGCTGGCCCACGACTACGCCGCTGACCCCATGCTCTCGCGCACCCACGGCCAGACCGCCTCCCCCACCACCGTGGGCAAGGAAATGGCCAACGTCGTGGCGCGCCTTCGCCGTCAGATCAAGCAGATTGAACAGGTCGAGCTGTTGGGCAAGATCAACGGCGCCGTGGGCAACTACAACGCCCACCTGGCCACCTACCCGAACATCGACTGGGCCGCCAACGCCCAGACCTTTGTCGAAGGCCTGGGCCTGACCTGGAACCCCTACACCACCCAGATCGAACCCCACGATTACATCGCCGAGCTGTTCGATGCCATTGCCCGGTTCAACACCATCCTGATCGATTTCGACCGGGACGTCTGGGGCTATATTTCCCTGGGTTACTTCAAGCAGAAGACCATCGCCGGTGAAGTGGGCTCCTCCACCATGCCCCACAAGGTCAATCCCATCGACTTTGAAAACTCCGAGGGCAACCTGGGCCTGGCCAACGCGGTGTTTACCCACCTGGCTCAGAAGCTGCCGATTTCCCGCTGGCAGCGCGACCTGACCGACTCTACCGCCCTGCGCAATATGGGTGTGGGTTTTGGTTACAGCTTTATCGCTTATGCCTCCACCCTCAAAGGGATCGGCAAGCTGGAAATCAACCGCGCTCGCCTGGCAGCGGACCTGGACAACGCCTGGGAAGTGCTGGCCGAGCCCATTCAGACCATCATGCGTCGCTATAACGTTGAAGAGCCTTACGAGAAGCTCAAGGCGCTGACTCGCGGGCAGACCATCAACCAGCAGGTGTTGAATGACTTTGTTGACGGTCTGGATATTCCCGAAGACGCCAAGGC
- the hflD gene encoding high frequency lysogenization protein HflD: protein MTDKLENATIALAGLFQAAGLVEQLAKTGYVPSDAYRCTIESLFAMDPPNTRAVYGNTLAHLIPGLEILQATLEPGNQQHKDALRYSLGVLHLQRKLSARKDMLGVLGTRLKQAARQAELFSSTHENVIGNLGDLYKETISTFRFRIQVTGDQGYLQQARIANQVRALLLAGIRSATLWRQVGGSRWQLIFQRKKLAQTVDRLLREAKAELR, encoded by the coding sequence GTGACTGACAAGCTCGAAAACGCCACCATCGCCCTGGCGGGCCTCTTCCAGGCCGCCGGCCTCGTGGAACAACTGGCCAAAACCGGCTACGTACCCAGCGACGCCTATCGCTGCACCATCGAGAGCCTGTTCGCCATGGACCCGCCCAACACCCGGGCGGTGTACGGGAACACCCTCGCCCACCTCATTCCCGGGCTGGAAATCCTCCAGGCCACCCTGGAGCCCGGCAACCAGCAACACAAAGACGCCCTGCGTTACAGCCTTGGGGTACTGCACCTGCAGCGCAAGCTCAGTGCGCGCAAGGACATGCTGGGCGTATTGGGCACTCGCCTTAAACAGGCGGCCCGACAGGCTGAGCTGTTCTCCAGCACCCACGAGAATGTGATCGGTAACCTGGGGGACCTTTACAAGGAAACCATCAGCACCTTCCGCTTTCGCATTCAGGTAACCGGGGATCAGGGGTATCTGCAACAGGCCCGAATCGCCAATCAGGTCCGCGCCCTGTTGTTGGCGGGCATCCGTTCGGCCACCTTATGGCGGCAGGTGGGTGGCAGCCGGTGGCAGTTGATTTTTCAGCGCAAGAAGTTGGCCCAGACGGTGGATCGGTTGTTGCGTGAGGCGAAAGCCGAGTTGCGTTGA
- the mnmA gene encoding tRNA 2-thiouridine(34) synthase MnmA, translating to MTADTKPRVIVGMSGGVDSSVTALILQQQGYQVEGLFMKNWDEDDGTEYCTAKDDLADAQRVADRLGIKLHTANFAAEYWDNVFEHFLAEYKAGRTPNPDILCNREIKFKVFIEYAEMLGGELIATGHYVRRQDRDGRTYLLKGLDPNKDQSYFLHAVGEDEFARSLFPLGDIEKPQVRRIAEEHGLATAKKKDSTGICFIGERRFKDFLQQYLPAQPGTIETPEGQVIGEHAGLMYYTIGQRQGLGIGGVAGASEAPWFVAQKDLERNVLIAVQGEHPLLYNNGLEASQIHWINGEAPAPVFRCNAKTRYRQADQACEVTVDGDRMKIDFDEPQRAITPGQSVVLYDGDVCLGGAVIERAV from the coding sequence ATGACAGCAGACACCAAACCCCGCGTCATCGTCGGCATGTCCGGCGGCGTCGACTCCTCGGTCACCGCCCTGATCCTGCAGCAGCAGGGCTATCAGGTCGAGGGCCTGTTTATGAAAAACTGGGACGAAGACGACGGCACCGAATACTGCACCGCCAAGGACGACCTGGCGGACGCCCAGCGCGTGGCCGACCGTCTGGGCATCAAGTTGCACACCGCCAACTTTGCCGCCGAGTACTGGGACAATGTATTTGAGCACTTCCTGGCCGAATACAAAGCCGGACGTACTCCCAACCCGGATATCCTGTGCAATCGGGAAATCAAGTTCAAAGTCTTTATTGAATACGCCGAAATGCTCGGCGGTGAACTGATCGCCACCGGTCACTATGTGCGCCGTCAGGACCGGGACGGGCGCACCTATTTATTGAAAGGCCTGGACCCCAACAAGGACCAGAGCTACTTTCTGCACGCGGTCGGTGAGGACGAATTTGCCCGCAGCCTGTTTCCGCTGGGGGATATCGAAAAGCCCCAGGTGCGTCGCATTGCCGAAGAACACGGCTTGGCCACCGCCAAGAAAAAAGACAGCACCGGCATCTGTTTTATCGGCGAGCGCCGCTTCAAGGACTTTCTGCAGCAATACCTGCCCGCCCAGCCCGGCACCATCGAGACGCCCGAAGGCCAGGTCATCGGCGAGCACGCCGGCCTGATGTACTACACCATCGGCCAGCGCCAGGGCCTGGGTATTGGCGGTGTGGCCGGTGCCAGCGAAGCGCCCTGGTTTGTGGCGCAGAAGGATCTGGAGCGCAATGTGCTGATTGCCGTGCAGGGTGAGCACCCGCTGCTGTATAACAACGGCCTGGAGGCGAGCCAGATTCACTGGATCAACGGCGAAGCGCCCGCACCGGTATTCCGTTGCAATGCCAAAACCCGCTACCGGCAGGCCGACCAGGCGTGCGAGGTCACCGTGGATGGCGACCGTATGAAAATTGACTTTGATGAGCCCCAGCGTGCCATCACCCCCGGCCAATCCGTTGTGTTGTATGACGGAGATGTATGTCTCGGCGGCGCGGTGATTGAGCGGGCAGTGTGA
- a CDS encoding NUDIX hydrolase yields the protein MTWAPHVTVATVVERDGRFLFVYEHADERDVYNQPAGHLEPGESLVEAAIRETLEETRWLVKPTALLSISLYNAPANGVTYLRHTFVAEALKEIPEQPLDDGIIEPRWLTRDELLACKAQWRSPMVLDAVDEYLSGKRYPLELLHRQQHN from the coding sequence ATGACCTGGGCACCCCACGTGACCGTGGCCACTGTGGTGGAGCGGGACGGCCGTTTTCTGTTTGTGTATGAACACGCCGATGAGCGCGATGTCTACAACCAACCGGCCGGCCACCTGGAACCCGGGGAAAGTCTGGTCGAGGCGGCGATTCGGGAAACCCTTGAGGAAACCCGTTGGCTGGTGAAACCCACCGCCCTGCTGAGTATCAGCCTGTACAATGCGCCGGCCAATGGCGTGACCTACCTGCGGCACACCTTTGTGGCCGAGGCACTGAAGGAAATTCCCGAGCAACCCCTGGATGACGGCATCATTGAGCCGCGCTGGCTGACCCGGGATGAGCTTCTGGCCTGTAAAGCCCAGTGGCGCAGCCCCATGGTATTGGACGCCGTCGACGAATACCTCAGCGGCAAACGCTATCCGCTTGAGCTTCTGCACCGTCAGCAGCACAACTGA
- a CDS encoding phytanoyl-CoA dioxygenase family protein has product MTLLKRYDPYPSRTGDAEQIIPRTDPVIYGAGHSDRPQGLSREQLAHYEQKGFLTLPGLMDDRLDTIRAEADTLKTTMAGREELYTEPDSGELRTIFKPHAYSETIARIARDPRILEPVKQILGSDVYLTQSRINRKPAFKGRSFAWHSDFETWHVEDGMRHMRAVTAWIMLTDNHEYNGPLYVIPGSHKHYVSCAGTTEEKNYRKSLKKQVAGVPGKESLETLLKDHTIEGVYGKAGTLVLHECNILHGSPDNISGDPRALLMFVYNSVENELEQPFSGQAPRPHYLADREPKVL; this is encoded by the coding sequence ATGACCTTGCTTAAACGATACGATCCCTACCCCTCCCGCACCGGTGACGCCGAACAGATCATACCGCGCACCGACCCGGTCATTTACGGTGCGGGCCACAGCGACCGCCCGCAAGGGCTATCCCGCGAGCAGCTGGCGCACTACGAACAGAAAGGCTTTCTCACCCTGCCCGGCCTGATGGACGACAGGCTCGACACCATTCGCGCCGAAGCGGACACGCTCAAAACCACCATGGCGGGCCGGGAAGAGCTGTACACCGAACCCGACAGCGGTGAATTGCGCACCATTTTCAAGCCCCACGCCTACAGCGAAACCATTGCCCGCATCGCCCGGGACCCGCGCATTCTGGAACCGGTGAAACAGATTCTGGGCTCCGACGTGTACCTCACCCAGTCCCGCATCAACCGTAAACCGGCGTTCAAGGGCCGCTCCTTCGCCTGGCATTCGGATTTTGAAACCTGGCATGTGGAGGATGGCATGCGCCACATGCGGGCCGTCACCGCCTGGATCATGCTGACCGATAACCACGAGTACAACGGCCCGCTGTACGTGATTCCCGGCTCCCACAAACACTATGTGTCCTGCGCCGGCACCACCGAGGAGAAGAACTACCGCAAGTCCCTGAAAAAGCAGGTGGCGGGTGTACCCGGCAAGGAGTCCCTGGAAACGCTCTTGAAAGACCACACCATCGAAGGGGTTTATGGCAAAGCCGGCACCCTGGTGCTGCACGAGTGCAACATTCTGCACGGCTCACCGGACAACATTTCCGGCGACCCTCGGGCGTTGTTGATGTTTGTCTATAACAGTGTGGAGAATGAGTTGGAGCAGCCGTTTAGTGGGCAGGCGCCGCGGCCCCATTATCTGGCCGACAGGGAGCCGAAGGTGTTGTAG
- a CDS encoding pectate lyase, translating into MTRTQLLRWLVVLLSVYPLSALADGPSRSEIEATMKDATRFMRDEVSFRGGYLWSYLPDFSRVWGELEAKRTMIWIQPPGTATVGHLYLDALAATGDRYYYEAAQEVANALIWAQHPSGGWNYVADYAGEESLKHWYNTVGKNAWRLEEFQHYYGNATFDDAGTMESAKFLLRLYMIERDPRYRPALERAIQFVLDSQYPIGGWPQRYPLRYEHSKDGQPDYTSFLTFNDDVAQENIEFLLLCYQALGRSDLREPVIRAMNSFLVTRMGPPQPGWAMQYTLELEAAGARTYEPKSLSPGTTAANVYQLIKFYRLTGDTKFLAPIPAALDWLDRVRLPNSEQRDGRTHPTFVEVGTGKALHTHRRGSNVTNGEYYADYSPDAALSHYRSTRHIDVEALWSLYRAVKAMPREEATRGSPLLEPQSADLPRFFTLGNVSVSDLNTRAQEAVDTGDLAADAARVRATLNDQGYWPTPLRFTSNPYIGPAPEAVAAGDFGSRHVGDQWDTSPYRAEEPVMGISTGAFIRNMGVLIRYLEAQSE; encoded by the coding sequence ATGACCCGAACTCAGCTACTTCGGTGGCTGGTCGTACTGCTTTCCGTGTACCCGCTGTCCGCACTGGCCGACGGCCCATCCCGTTCCGAAATTGAAGCGACCATGAAAGACGCCACCCGCTTTATGCGCGATGAGGTGAGTTTTCGTGGCGGATACCTCTGGTCCTACCTGCCGGACTTCTCCCGGGTCTGGGGGGAGCTGGAGGCCAAGCGCACCATGATCTGGATTCAACCTCCGGGCACCGCCACAGTGGGGCATCTCTACCTCGATGCCCTGGCCGCAACGGGGGACCGCTATTACTACGAGGCGGCACAGGAGGTGGCCAATGCCCTGATCTGGGCACAGCACCCGTCCGGCGGCTGGAACTATGTGGCGGACTACGCCGGGGAGGAGTCCCTGAAGCACTGGTACAACACCGTGGGGAAGAACGCCTGGCGGCTGGAGGAGTTCCAGCATTATTACGGCAATGCCACCTTTGATGACGCGGGCACCATGGAGTCGGCGAAGTTTCTCCTGCGCCTGTATATGATTGAGCGGGACCCACGCTATCGCCCGGCTCTGGAACGGGCGATCCAGTTTGTCCTCGACAGCCAATACCCGATTGGTGGCTGGCCCCAGCGCTATCCCCTGCGTTACGAGCACTCCAAAGATGGCCAGCCGGATTACACTTCGTTCCTGACTTTCAATGATGATGTGGCCCAGGAGAACATTGAGTTCCTACTGCTGTGCTATCAGGCCCTGGGCCGCTCGGACTTGCGCGAGCCGGTAATCCGGGCCATGAACAGCTTCCTGGTTACCCGGATGGGGCCGCCCCAGCCCGGCTGGGCCATGCAGTACACGCTGGAGCTGGAGGCTGCCGGGGCACGCACCTATGAGCCGAAGTCCCTGTCGCCGGGTACCACGGCGGCCAATGTCTATCAGCTGATCAAGTTTTACCGTCTGACCGGCGATACCAAGTTTCTGGCGCCGATCCCCGCCGCGCTGGACTGGCTTGATCGGGTGCGCCTGCCCAACAGTGAACAGCGCGATGGACGCACCCATCCCACCTTTGTGGAAGTCGGGACCGGAAAAGCCCTACACACCCACCGGCGGGGCTCCAACGTGACCAACGGCGAGTACTATGCCGATTACAGCCCGGACGCCGCTCTCTCCCATTATCGCTCCACCCGGCATATCGATGTCGAGGCGCTGTGGTCCCTCTATCGGGCGGTAAAAGCCATGCCCCGGGAGGAGGCCACCCGAGGCTCACCGTTGCTGGAGCCCCAAAGCGCCGATTTGCCCCGCTTTTTCACTCTGGGCAATGTCAGCGTGTCCGACCTCAATACCCGGGCTCAGGAGGCGGTGGATACCGGTGACCTGGCCGCCGATGCGGCCCGGGTGCGCGCCACCCTGAACGACCAGGGCTATTGGCCGACGCCCCTGCGCTTTACCTCCAACCCCTATATCGGGCCGGCCCCGGAAGCGGTTGCGGCGGGCGATTTTGGCAGCCGACACGTGGGGGATCAGTGGGATACCTCACCCTATCGGGCGGAGGAGCCGGTCATGGGAATTTCCACGGGGGCGTTTATCAGGAACATGGGGGTGTTGATTCGCTACCTGGAGGCGCAGAGCGAGTGA
- the speA gene encoding biosynthetic arginine decarboxylase: MTESNESQAWSARHSSELYGIEEWGGGYFGVSPEGEVVVRSPSNGQAGATVSLMDIAHGLQQRGLEMPVLLRLENLVDSRISILNESFAQAMETTGYQGCYRGAFPIKVNQQSHIVAEIARFGERYNHGLEAGSKAELMIALSTLQNRESLIICNGYKDAEFIDLGLQARKLGFKCFFVLETPAEVPLIIERSRALGVDPLIGARLKLSTKVEGHWSEDSGDRSLFGLTAIQLVEVVDSLREAGLLHCFQLLHFHLGSQIPNIRSIRAGVFEACRYYIDLVAEGAPLGYMDLGGGLAIDYDGTCSTSGHSRNYSVQEYCVDVVEAIQQALDPHDIEHPVIVTESGRATVAHTSVLLFNILDVGHFDPAPLPEALPEDSHAQLANLWHAIRVIAANNLQESYNDVTYYRDQIRDMFHRGEISLRERAFGENLYLAGLQKIAALLPELKRIPAELETLPQQLADIYYGNFSVFQSLPDSWAIEQVFPVMPIHRLNEKPTRQAIIADLTCDCDGKLDRFAGPHGNTETLSVHPVKASEEYYLGVFLVGAYQETLGDLHNLFGDTNVASIRINNEGGMEFVHELHGDSIADVLSYVEYDPQAMFKQFRATAEQAVRDGRITVSDRQEMLAAFTDSLRGYTYFER, encoded by the coding sequence TTGACTGAATCCAACGAATCCCAGGCCTGGTCGGCACGCCATTCATCTGAATTGTATGGCATCGAAGAGTGGGGAGGCGGCTATTTTGGCGTCTCACCCGAGGGTGAAGTGGTGGTACGCTCACCCAGCAATGGCCAGGCGGGAGCGACGGTATCCCTGATGGATATCGCCCACGGATTGCAGCAGCGCGGGCTGGAAATGCCGGTTCTACTGCGGTTGGAAAACCTGGTGGACAGCCGTATCAGCATTCTGAACGAATCCTTTGCCCAGGCGATGGAAACCACCGGCTACCAGGGCTGCTACCGCGGCGCCTTCCCGATCAAGGTGAACCAGCAGAGCCATATCGTGGCGGAAATCGCCCGTTTTGGCGAGCGGTACAACCACGGGTTGGAGGCGGGCAGCAAGGCCGAGCTGATGATCGCCCTGTCGACCCTGCAGAACCGGGAAAGCCTGATCATCTGCAACGGTTATAAAGACGCCGAGTTTATCGACCTTGGCCTGCAGGCCCGCAAGCTGGGCTTCAAGTGCTTTTTCGTGCTGGAAACCCCCGCAGAAGTACCGCTGATCATCGAGCGCAGCCGCGCCCTGGGCGTTGATCCGCTCATCGGTGCGCGCCTCAAACTCTCGACCAAGGTCGAGGGACATTGGAGCGAAGACAGCGGTGATCGCAGCCTGTTTGGCCTCACCGCCATCCAACTGGTGGAGGTGGTGGATAGCCTGCGCGAAGCGGGCCTGTTGCACTGCTTTCAGCTGCTGCACTTTCACCTGGGCTCCCAGATTCCCAATATTCGCAGCATCCGGGCCGGTGTGTTCGAAGCCTGCCGCTATTACATCGACCTGGTAGCTGAGGGCGCGCCGCTAGGGTATATGGACCTCGGCGGCGGACTGGCCATCGACTACGACGGTACCTGCAGCACCAGCGGGCACAGCCGGAACTACTCCGTGCAGGAGTACTGCGTGGACGTGGTGGAAGCCATCCAGCAGGCGCTGGACCCTCACGATATTGAGCACCCGGTGATTGTCACCGAATCCGGGCGGGCCACCGTGGCCCACACCTCGGTGTTGCTGTTCAATATTCTGGATGTCGGGCATTTTGATCCGGCGCCGTTGCCAGAGGCCCTGCCGGAAGACAGTCATGCCCAGCTGGCCAACCTGTGGCACGCCATTCGGGTGATTGCGGCCAACAACCTGCAGGAAAGCTACAACGACGTCACCTATTACCGGGACCAGATCCGCGATATGTTCCACCGCGGCGAAATCAGCCTGCGGGAGCGAGCGTTCGGGGAAAACCTGTACCTGGCCGGTCTGCAGAAAATTGCCGCACTGCTGCCGGAGCTCAAGCGCATCCCGGCGGAGCTGGAAACCCTTCCGCAGCAATTGGCCGATATTTACTATGGCAATTTCAGCGTATTCCAGTCGCTCCCGGACTCCTGGGCGATTGAGCAGGTGTTTCCGGTCATGCCGATTCATCGGCTCAATGAAAAGCCCACGCGCCAGGCAATCATTGCCGATTTGACCTGCGACTGTGATGGCAAGCTGGATCGTTTTGCGGGGCCGCACGGCAATACCGAAACCCTGTCCGTGCATCCGGTCAAAGCCAGCGAAGAATATTACCTGGGGGTGTTCCTGGTGGGCGCCTATCAGGAAACCCTGGGCGACCTGCACAATCTGTTTGGTGACACCAACGTGGCGAGCATTCGCATCAACAACGAAGGTGGCATGGAGTTTGTGCACGAGCTGCACGGCGACAGCATCGCCGATGTGTTGAGCTATGTGGAATACGACCCCCAGGCGATGTTCAAGCAGTTCCGCGCCACCGCCGAGCAGGCCGTGCGCGATGGGCGCATTACGGTATCCGACCGGCAGGAAATGTTGGCAGCGTTTACCGATAGTTTGCGGGGTTATACGTATTTTGAGCGGTAG
- a CDS encoding saccharopine dehydrogenase family protein, which yields MAKVLIIGAGGVGGVVTHKCAQVPEVFEEIVLASRTEAKCKAIAEQLDRPIKTAQVDADNVPELVALFEQEKPDLVINVALPYQDLTIMDACLEAGVHYLDTANYEPPGEAKFEYSWQWAYQEKFVKAGKMALLGSGFDPGVTNVYTAYIKKHHLDEIHTLDIIDCNAGDHGHPFATNFNPEINIREVTAKGRYWENGGWKETDPLSEKRSFDFPHGIGPKNCYLMYHEELESITKHFPEIKRARFWMTFSDNYLKHLEVLENVGMTSIEPVNFEGKEIIPLQFLKALLPDPASLGPRTKGKTCIGCLAQGMKDGKPKTVYIYNICDHEACYAEVKSQAISYTTGVPAMIGAKMMLEGKWMKDGVWNMEQLDPDPFMDDLNQYGLPWQVEEVSQKTGMED from the coding sequence ATGGCAAAAGTACTCATCATTGGCGCCGGTGGCGTCGGCGGCGTGGTTACCCACAAGTGCGCCCAGGTCCCCGAAGTGTTTGAAGAGATCGTGCTCGCCAGCCGCACTGAAGCCAAGTGCAAGGCCATTGCCGAGCAGCTTGATCGGCCGATCAAAACCGCCCAGGTGGATGCGGACAATGTCCCCGAATTGGTGGCGCTGTTTGAGCAGGAAAAGCCGGACCTGGTGATCAACGTCGCCCTGCCGTACCAGGACCTGACCATCATGGATGCTTGCCTGGAGGCCGGTGTGCACTACCTGGACACCGCCAACTACGAGCCACCGGGTGAAGCCAAGTTCGAGTACAGCTGGCAGTGGGCCTATCAGGAAAAATTCGTCAAAGCGGGCAAAATGGCGCTGCTGGGCTCGGGGTTCGACCCGGGTGTGACCAACGTCTATACCGCCTATATCAAAAAGCATCATCTGGATGAGATTCACACCCTGGATATCATCGACTGCAATGCGGGCGATCACGGTCACCCCTTTGCCACCAACTTCAACCCGGAAATCAACATCCGGGAAGTGACCGCCAAGGGGCGTTACTGGGAAAATGGTGGCTGGAAGGAAACCGACCCGCTGAGCGAAAAGCGCTCCTTTGATTTCCCTCATGGCATCGGACCGAAAAACTGCTACCTGATGTACCACGAAGAGCTGGAGTCCATCACCAAGCACTTCCCGGAAATCAAGCGGGCCCGCTTCTGGATGACCTTTTCCGACAACTACCTCAAACACCTGGAGGTGCTCGAGAACGTCGGCATGACCTCCATTGAGCCGGTCAACTTCGAGGGCAAGGAAATCATTCCGCTGCAGTTCTTGAAGGCCCTGCTGCCGGATCCGGCCAGCCTCGGCCCACGCACCAAGGGTAAGACCTGCATCGGCTGTCTGGCGCAGGGGATGAAAGATGGCAAGCCCAAGACCGTTTACATCTATAACATCTGTGATCACGAAGCCTGCTACGCGGAAGTGAAGTCCCAGGCCATTTCCTACACCACCGGTGTGCCCGCCATGATCGGCGCCAAGATGATGCTGGAAGGCAAGTGGATGAAAGACGGGGTGTGGAACATGGAGCAACTGGATCCGGATCCGTTTATGGATGACCTGAACCAGTACGGTTTGCCCTGGCAGGTGGAAGAAGTCAGCCAGAAAACCGGCATGGAAGACTGA
- the nspC gene encoding carboxynorspermidine decarboxylase, producing the protein MTASFKQFDPQRVPSPCFVVDVAAVEENLKLLNRVQRESGAKVLAALKAFSCWRLGDLTARYLSGTCASGLHEARLGREYYGGEVHTYSAAFRESDLKEILELSDHVVFNSFSQWRRFRDLALAAQQRRPQLRFGLRINPEHSEGEVPLYDPCAPGSRMGVPASRFEPELLEGISGLHFHTLCEQDLPPLARTVRAVEEKFGPWLEQMEWVNFGGGHHITQPGYQVDALIELITDFSRRHDVQVYLEPGEAVAIHTGVLVAEVLDITWNQLDQAILDTSATCHMPDTLEMPYRADIWSAGEPGELAHTYRLGGMTCLAGDVMGDYSFAEPLRVGQRLLFDDMSHYTMVKTTTFNGIPLPSIALWDARTDELEVVRQFGYEDFKTRLS; encoded by the coding sequence ATGACGGCGTCGTTCAAGCAGTTTGATCCCCAGCGCGTTCCATCCCCCTGTTTCGTGGTGGATGTCGCTGCGGTGGAGGAGAACCTGAAGCTCCTCAATCGTGTGCAACGCGAGAGCGGGGCCAAGGTGCTGGCGGCGCTCAAGGCGTTCTCCTGTTGGCGCCTGGGGGACCTGACCGCCCGCTACCTGTCCGGCACCTGCGCCAGTGGCCTGCACGAAGCGCGCCTGGGGCGGGAATACTACGGCGGTGAGGTGCACACCTACTCGGCGGCGTTCCGGGAGTCGGATCTGAAGGAAATCCTCGAGCTCTCCGATCATGTGGTGTTCAACTCCTTCAGCCAGTGGCGCCGGTTTCGCGATCTGGCCCTGGCCGCCCAGCAGCGTCGCCCGCAGTTGCGTTTTGGTCTGCGGATCAATCCGGAACACTCGGAGGGAGAAGTCCCCTTGTACGATCCCTGTGCTCCGGGTTCCCGCATGGGGGTGCCGGCCAGTCGCTTTGAGCCTGAGCTGCTTGAGGGGATTTCCGGTCTGCACTTTCACACCCTGTGTGAGCAGGATCTGCCGCCGCTGGCGCGGACGGTCAGAGCGGTTGAGGAAAAGTTTGGCCCCTGGTTGGAGCAGATGGAGTGGGTGAACTTCGGCGGTGGCCATCATATTACCCAGCCGGGGTATCAGGTGGACGCCCTGATTGAGCTGATCACGGACTTCAGTCGTCGTCACGATGTGCAGGTCTATCTCGAGCCCGGCGAAGCCGTGGCAATCCACACCGGTGTCTTGGTGGCCGAGGTTCTGGACATCACCTGGAATCAGCTGGACCAGGCCATTCTGGACACATCGGCAACCTGCCATATGCCGGACACTCTGGAAATGCCCTATCGCGCGGATATCTGGAGTGCCGGAGAGCCCGGCGAGTTGGCCCATACCTATCGGCTGGGCGGCATGACCTGCCTGGCGGGGGATGTGATGGGGGATTACAGCTTCGCCGAGCCGCTCAGGGTAGGGCAGCGGTTGCTGTTTGACGATATGTCCCACTACACCATGGTGAAGACCACCACCTTCAATGGCATTCCGTTGCCATCAATCGCCTTGTGGGACGCCCGCACGGATGAGCTGGAAGTGGTGCGTCAATTCGGCTACGAGGATTTCAAGACCCGCCTGTCCTGA
- a CDS encoding DUF2788 domain-containing protein gives MTIEQFESWSLVLGIGGLILFMLFIVWDLAKESKAGRFGTFILFLALALGLAGFLIKTILVEVINP, from the coding sequence ATGACGATTGAGCAGTTTGAAAGTTGGTCACTGGTCCTGGGAATTGGTGGCCTGATTCTGTTCATGCTGTTTATCGTCTGGGACCTGGCCAAAGAGTCCAAAGCAGGACGGTTCGGTACCTTCATCCTGTTCCTGGCCCTGGCACTCGGGTTGGCCGGCTTTCTGATCAAGACCATTCTGGTTGAAGTCATCAATCCATAA